The Oncorhynchus masou masou isolate Uvic2021 unplaced genomic scaffold, UVic_Omas_1.1 unplaced_scaffold_1053, whole genome shotgun sequence genome includes a window with the following:
- the LOC135539238 gene encoding semaphorin-4D-like, with product ASTSSHTLLNIGCVCVQDPVTFVLGKEGGDKVKMENGKGKCPYDPRQPHTAVTADGLLYTASPSNFLGTMFDITRATGQEVHVHQSINWLSDPEFVSSALVRESPGDDDKIYFFFMENALEYTKVRVTRVARVCKREMWGSKTLQKRWTSFLKAQLVCQDRDSGQHYTVLTHAYPLEHHLGDPSSTHFYTLFTSQGKGERVSAVCVYSLADITKVFATGGFRDMKRNCVNSGNSESVPDPRPGQCINDVLRAQGYNSSFDMPDRVLQFAKEHPLMTNTVDAAPLLVRRGTTYTRISATNISNSDAALLHLGTDQGELHSVSIVGRTATLLQEIPLTISVEPVNNILIHQGHVVVGSPSSLSRVPVEGCRLYSSCQVCARAAGLGCVWDLNMRACVADSPVQRESEDPLKVCGTGEGRCSPVVKELVAGRRALVVLLPVTTPTSPLSPALLGAPQGRHTLQHHSHLRSPRLLDPAWASTPATA from the exons cagcctccactagtTCACATACACTACTAaatataggctgtgtgtgtgttcaggaccCAGTGACATTTGTCCTAGGGAAGGAAGGTGGTGACAAAGTGAAGATGGAGAATGGGAAGGGGAAATGTCCTTATGATCCCAGACAACCTCACACTGCTGTTACtgcag ATGGATTGCTGTACACCGCCTCCCCTTCTAACTTCCTGGGCACGATGTTTGACATCACCAGGGCAACAGGTCAAGAGGTGCACGTGCATCAGTCCATCAACTGGCTCAGTG ATCCAGAGTTTGTGAGTTCGGCCCTGGTCAGGGAGAGTCCTGGAGATGATGATAAAATCTACTTCTTCTTCATGGAGAACGCCTTAGAGTACACCAAGGTCAGGGTCACACGGGTGGCCAGAGTCTGCAAG AGGGAGATGTGGGGCTCTAAGACCCTGCAGAAGCGCTGGACCAGTTTCCTGAAGGCTCAGCTGGTGTGTCAGGACCGGGACAGTGGCCAGCACTACACCGTCCTGACCCACGCCTACCCCCTGGAACACCACCTGGGAGACCCCAGCAGCACACACTTCTACACCCTCTTCACCTCCCAGGG gaaaGGAGAGCGCgtgtcagcagtgtgtgtgtacagcctgGCTGACATCACCAAGGTGTTTGCGACGGGAGGCTTCAGAGATATGAAGAGGAACTGTGTGAACAGTGGGAACTCTGAGTCTGTACCCGACCCCCGACCTGGACAG TGTATCAACGATGTCCTGAGAGCCCAGGGTTACAACTCCTCCTTCGACATGCCCGACCGCGTGCTGCAGTTTGCCAAGGAACATCCTCTGATGACGAACACTGTGGACGCAGCGCCCCTTCTGGTGAGGAGGGGAACAACATACACCAGGATTTCAGCCACCAACATCTCCAACAGTGATGCTGCCCTACTACATCTGggaacag ATCAGGGGGAGTTACACAGTGTGTCTATCGTTGGTCGTACTGCTACTCTGCTGCAGGAGATCCCTCTGACAATCTCAGTAGAGCCCGTCAACAACATCCTCATACACCag GGCCATGTGGTGGTgggctccccctcctctctgtcccgtGTGCCAGTAGAGGGGTGCAGGTTGTACTCCAGCTGTCAGGTGTGTGCCCGGGCAGCAGGACTAGGTTGTGTGTGGGACCTCAACATGAGAGCCTGTGTTGCGGA CTCTCCAGTGCAGAGGGAGTCAGAGGACCCCTTGAAGGTGTGTGGCACTGGAGAGG GTCGTTGTTCCCCTGTGGTGAAGGAGCTTGTTGCAGGAAGAAGGGCTCTGGTGGTCCTCCTCCCTGTgaccacccccacctctcccctctcccctgcgcTTCTGGGAGCACCCCAGGGCCGCCACACCCTGCAGCACCACTCCCACCTGAGGTCACCTCGCCTCCTGGATCCAGCCTGGGCCTCTACTCCTGCCACTGCCTAG
- the LOC135539236 gene encoding NAD(P)(+)--arginine ADP-ribosyltransferase 2-like, with protein sequence MARLKILTFTLMYLVQAWTLGVDSKMVHLRQPGLNFSVPLDMVPNSVDDKYKHCTEKMYKKVQEEYLPKESSTEGIFKQAWMKAEGCATFEKVKKRFEKDKSKYNPKELPHDHIKAICAYSGGQTKIYPEFNQAVRTSRTEYTTSFQFHSLHFLLTDAIRLLKLNQKSCHITYRRSNMEFVSKVNKVIRFGFFASSSLDKGISTKFGDKSCFEIKTCFGADLKSFPNLGNHEKEVLIPPYEVFRVTAVLKKENHKNLWCDVVYTLKSITKPRSNLNCKLFR encoded by the exons ATGGCAAGACTCAAGATCCTAACCTTTACTCTGATGTATTTAGTCCAGGCTTGGACTTTGGGTGTGGACTCCAAGATG GTTCATCTTCGTCAGCCTGGTCTCAATTTCTCTGTACCCTTAGACATGGTCCCCAACTCTGTTGACGACAAGTACAAACACTGCACTGAAAAAATGTACAAGAAGGTGCAGGAGGAATATCTTCCAAAGGAAAGTTCCACTGAAGGGATCTTCAAACAAGCCTGGATGAAGGCAGAAGGATGTGCAACTTTTGAGAAAGTGAAGAAACGATTCGAAAAGGACAAGTCGAAGTACAATCCTAAAGAACTTCCACATGATCATATCAAGGCAATCTGTGCTTACTCAGGGGGTCAAACTAAGATATACCCAGAGTTCAACCAAGCAGTCCGGACCAGTAGAACAGAGTACACAACCTCCTTCCAGTTCCACTCCCTTCATTTCCTCCTGACTGACGCCATTCGCCTCCTGAAACTGAACCAAAAGTCCTGTCACATCACGTATCGAAGAAGCAACATGGAGTTTGTTAGTAAAGTTAACAAAGTAATCAGATTTGGCTTCTTTGCCTCCAGCTCTCTCGACAAGGGAATTAGTACAAAATTTGGAGACAAGTCTTGCTTTGAGATAAAGACATGTTTTGGCGCTGACCTGAAGTCCTTCCCCAATCTGGGGAATCATGAAAAGGAGGTGTTGATTCCACCGTATGAAGTGTTCAGAGTTACTGCTGTGCTGAAGAAAGAGAATCATAAAAACCtttggtgtgatgttgtgtacaCACTAAAGAGTATCACCAAGCCCCGGAGTAACCTGAATTGCAAACTTTTTAGGTAA